In Osmerus mordax isolate fOsmMor3 chromosome 16, fOsmMor3.pri, whole genome shotgun sequence, the genomic stretch CTGGGTGATGGAGCGTAGTAGTGAGGCAgagcgggagaggagaggggaggtgaagggggaggaCTCAGCCGAGGAGCAGGTGTCACTCTCCCCCCCGCTGAAGTAACGGTACGGGTTGGTGTCTGCAGGGGCCAGGTGGTTCCCCCCCTGGGTGCTTCTCTGGACgttgggggaggtgagggggctgTTGGGGTCGCTGTGGAAGAGGGATTCCTTGCGGCGGGTGTGGGGAGACTCCACCAGGGTGGAGAAGCCGTAGGACGTCTGGGCCTTGGGGACGTAGGGCAAAGACATCGCTGTCTGGGACTGAGGGTCCGCGTTGGTGTTGGGGTCACCTCCTTCTCCCGGGCCCGTCGCGGGGTCGTCGGCACTCTCAATCTGGATGATGTGGCGGTTGGCAGACTTTAGGAGGCTGCGCGTGTCCCCTGCCAGGCGAGAGAGCAGGCGGGGGCTGCAAGGGTTCTTGCTGCTCCGGCCGGGCGTCTGGCTGCAGATGGCGTGGTCCGAAGCAGAGGAGCGCAGGGAGGAGCGAGGCTGGGGCTCTGGAGTGAGAGACTCAGCCTCGGGGGGGCAGCAGATCAGTTTGGGGGGAATGAAGAAGTCAGGGATCTTGTCTGGGGTGAGGATGTTGCTGTAGACCGAGAGTGGGGTTGTCTGGTTCTGTCTGCTGTTCCCGCTTGAGGAAGATCGAGATCCATTGCCATCTATCGAGCCGCGGAGCTTCTCTAGGAGCCACATGCCTCCACAGGAAACTCACAaagctgcacacatacacacatgcacaagggATTACAGCAGGGAGACGTTATTGATTTGTTCCATGTAAAACATGGAAGATGTACGACTGAAATCTAATTACATTTAATTGTAGGATATAAATCTATTTTCACCTGTCAGGGGTTTTGGACTAGTTTAGCTCGATCGATAATAGAATATGAAGCTATATGTTGGCCCATTGACTTCAGACGCAACAGCGGCCCTCTCTTCTTAAATGTCACGGCACGGGCGTCCTTCCTCTCTAAGGACTGAGCCTCCTTATTGAAGTATACAAATGATTCCTCAAAATTGTACATCAACAAAAACAGCGTCTCATCAAAGGTTCAAATAAGCATAAAGTGCCAGCAGCCTGTTGCTTCAGTGCCTGCATTCCGCAGTTGGAATTTCC encodes the following:
- the LOC136958868 gene encoding C2 calcium-dependent domain-containing protein 4C-like translates to MWLLEKLRGSIDGNGSRSSSSGNSRQNQTTPLSVYSNILTPDKIPDFFIPPKLICCPPEAESLTPEPQPRSSLRSSASDHAICSQTPGRSSKNPCSPRLLSRLAGDTRSLLKSANRHIIQIESADDPATGPGEGGDPNTNADPQSQTAMSLPYVPKAQTSYGFSTLVESPHTRRKESLFHSDPNSPLTSPNVQRSTQGGNHLAPADTNPYRYFSGGESDTCSSAESSPFTSPLLSRSASLLRSITQETQAKVSRAKRTLARHSSLSTDECSSADNSPNLQRRRLRCPPSPAFRKGRKGGAGGASSDLQQREHTVNLHKGGTLRLSTHYDADASRLRVRVLAAEDLYDRQTDVKSINCCVSLYLNPGKLQKQRSTIIKNSRNPVFNEDFFFDAVPQAQVKSLAMKMKVVNKGTSLKRNVLLGEREVMLSELLPGC